The following nucleotide sequence is from Zea mays cultivar B73 chromosome 1, Zm-B73-REFERENCE-NAM-5.0, whole genome shotgun sequence.
GGGAAACATCTTCAACCGTTTTCGGTCCCATTCCCGGATATACCTATCATGGTTCCCGtaccgttttcatattttccCGATAAAACGAAAACAGACGGTTTTAAATGGGAATATGGGATGGGACGGGACGGTATAATTCCTGTTCGTTTTCTTCCCTACttgaacccacgaccacaaggttAAAAGCCTTGTGTTTTACCAACTGAGTTAGACAGACTTTGTGTACACAATTAAGCAAAATCGGCGCCaagctcggtgccacgtcggcgccacgacgtccgtttgtgccagcgcagcacgtacctcggcaccgagctgtgttacctcggtgcCATAGGCTACGGTGCCGatcaaagggtccaaaaatgacattaaaattttctaaggTCCAAACATGATTTTTTTTTCGAAaaggaccaaaatgcaaaaaaaatCGGGTGCTTAGGCGCTCCATCGGTTTTGTCCATGTAATTAAGATGCATTTACTAAAGTGCCCTTTATGTAACTAATTAGTGTATTTTTAAGATGAGTGGTTGACAAACTTACACTACCAGAAACCATCGTTTCTGTTATAAAATATTGTATTTGTGATCAATCCAAGGGGTGCGACAGATTATTCCCAAGGGACACCCCCTTGAGAACGCAACCCTTCACCTGTATATAAACAGAGTTCTCCCTGCAATAAAGAAGACAACTGTCATTTGCACTATTCTCTTGAATCTCGTTCTCACTGAGTTACAACACGTTATCAGTCACGTTTGCTCCAACACACTGAGTTCTGCGTTATCTTTGTGGTGGTTGATGACTGGCCAACTTGACAAAACAAAACGGGATCGTATCATGTGCTCATCGAGCTCCCGTGCACATGTGAGCACTTTTAATCTGGACCATCCCTTCCTCATCCAACGTCCAGCGACATTTTTACAGATACACCCTCCCACGTAGGTCCTGTAGTCTCTGGTTTGCCCGTGGACCGGACCGGACTGAACCGGGCACCCTGCGCTCTGCTCCCAAATCGATCGTCGTCCTCCCCGCCAGTCCTGTCTGCCGCGTGCTCAAGTCCCCTGCCAGCGCTGTCCATGTGGCTGTTCGAGCTCGCCATGGCCACCCAGGCCGCCAGAGGCGCCACGACCACGGGCGGAGGCGGAGGTCCCACGACcacgcggaggcggaggcggacgcGGGACTGCCCACCGGCGTCACAGCTAGCGTCAGGAAGAGCCAGCGACAGCGAGAGTTGGTGCGGTCGTCATCAGTCACAGGCGTCGTCCGTTTCTGCCGCCCACGCTCGATCCCATGTGCAGAGGAATTGTTAAGTTCATTTTTTTCTGAAATTTTAGCTATGGAAAACGAAATTGTTAACTTCAATTTTTTCCTGAAATTTCTAAAATTTCAGGTGGAGGATTCAAGATTTGTCCCCTTAAGTGTCGCAGGTTCAGCACCTTATGCAGATTGAAAACATGTCTGATGTAAAAACATGGGAACAATTGACTCCAAAACTGATGAGGACTATCAGGTTCCTGAAGCTGATATAGAGGTGCAAATGTCCTGAAGCTGATATAGAGGTGCAAATCCACCATCACTAACTTGTAGGATTCTGAATGCCTGTGAGGTACCTATGCTTGCTTTGTGGCATGTAAACAATGTATTCTTAGCTCTTTGGCTCACAACACGGTTTGATCGAAGAAAAGGAATCTTATTAGGCGAGCAAAGTGGATGATTATGCTCCTCAACCATTGAAGTGATATGGTACTTCTTATCCGGGCCCAACTTGACATACATGTTTGCATCACAACCACATCTTGTTAGTGCGTGGTTCTTTTGGTTTTTAGGGGGATCATCGACCTCTTTCACCTTCTTAAAACCAGCCCTTGAACACATATATCTCTTGTTAATAACCTCACCAAGAGCTTTATTTTGAGAACCAACACGCACTGAAAACCCTCCATCATGTGCATATGATTTGTAGAACTCCTCTGCGTCATTACAAGAATGAAAGGACATTCCAATAACAGGCTTCCTTCTGTCCACACAGATGGGTATGAATGACGCACACTGCAATGTGAGACGGAAAAAAATTACTATTGTCACAAAAACATATGTTTTGCATGCCAACGAATCAACAAGAATTAAGACGATAAGTTACCATTGTAGGGACGTATGGCCTTTTTTTGGGTGTACAAAAACCTTGAGAGGACGATTCACCCAATGTAATACGCGATTGTTCCAACCAAGATTCGAAGGAGAGGCGACGCACGGCCTGACTGTGCATCACATCGATGCCTTGCACCTGTCTCTCATCACCCCCGTCCTCGGTGGCTGGTGCGGCGATCCCTTCTCCATCCACAGCGCCGAGAGAGGTCTCAATGGTGAGGTCTGCCATCACGCACACAAACAGTGGGAAGACCTAGAGGCGGCGGGCTGCCATGGTGAGGTCTGCCGTCTGCCATCAGCCCATCACGCAGGACGAATAGGAAGACCATCAGTTGTGCGATCAGCGTAGGGCGCCTAGTTCGGTCCGGTCCGGTCCACTGGGCCATCGGGGGCAAATCACAATGAACCAGAGAGTGCAGGAGCTACGGCGGGAGGGGGTTTATGTAAAATTGCTGCTGGACGTTGGATGAGGAAGGGATGATCCAGATTAAAAGTGCTCACATGTGCACGGGAGCGCCATGAGCACGGGACACGATCCCAAACAAAACAAGACACCACTGGAAGGAGTTGATCTCGCCTGAATCTGATGGTCTGGCCACAAGAAGTTGGTCTCTGCTCAGCAACAGGTTTTTAAAAGATCATATGCTAATTTGTTTCAACAAAGAGATTTACCTTTCTACTTGATCTACCCACTCCTATGCATGGAGTGTACTGTAACTGTACCCTGATGATCTGTTCGGCATCTCCTGGTTGCCTCCGTGAGAATTCCATGTGGCGCTTGCAGTTTTTCAGCAGAGGCCAGGAGACCATGCCAGCGTCGTGCGCCCGCCAGGGACGAACCCACACTGGGCTGGTCGGGGCCACGCGAACATGCGCTTGAGTTGCGCCATGGCTGTTGCGCGCTCGCCGAGATCCACGCAAGGGCCGCCGTGCCTAGGATGGACCGACCACTGATGGGAGGTCGCGCGTATCGCCTGGGCCGCACCTTCGCGTCGTGCCGTGGCCGTAAGTCCGCGCTGCTGCCGGTCGCGGGGCCGCGCGCCTGCGCAGGGATTCCCTCGCCGGGGCCACGCGCCCGTGGAGCCACGCCCCAGGGGCCTCGCCGTCGCCTGCTTGGCCGGGGCTGCGCGCCGCCGGGCCGCACCGGCGTCGAGCCGTGGCCGGGCCGCCCGTTGGCGAGCCAGGGACGGGGGGCCTGCCCGCGCGCGCTCTCGGAGCTGTGCACCCGCGCGCCGCGCCACCGTGGGCAGCCGCGCCACGGGAAGGCACGCCGGGACCGGAGCCGCCAGGGCCAGGGCTATAGCCGCCGCTCCACGGGAAGCCGCCGTGGCCGGGCCGCCGTGCCGTGGTTGGGGCCGGCCACGCCAAGGCTGCTCGCGCCCACCGGCCGGGGCTGCGCATCGCCGAACCGCGCCCGCGCCCACTGGTTGTCCGAGCCTGCGCCGCCGTTGCACTGCGCATGCTGcaggtagccgccgccgccgccgcaaggAGATGTTAGGGTTCATACCCTAACTGCCTGCTAATATGGCCTCCCTAGATGGGCCTCATGGGCCGACTTGTCTTAGATCGGCAGCGTGGGCTATTTCCACTGATCGGACATATGAATTTTATCACTTTATTCTCTTATTTTCTGCAATTTTCTAGTATATAAAGACTCTGTGATTGTTCAGTTACTGCCTCAGTCAGTGTTAGTGGGTCTAAATTCGGATATTTAGACTCTTGTGATATATTCTTGTCTCTTTATTATGAAAAATGCAGAGGTGTTagtgaattatatatatatatatatatatatactacctattaagagtgtaatagtagtctgcctcctgccgttctgccgttctgccatcCTGCAACCTCAACCGTCCATTCCATTGTTCTGCAATTTCAACCGTTCGATCACCAGCTGCTCGATCCCCCACCGCCGCCAGTCGTCCGATCCCATCGCACGATCCCCGCCCCGGAGGTTGGAGATGCGAGGGATGGCCCCTGCCCCGGTGCCCCCCACCCCGGTTACCCTCGTCCGATCCTCTTCCTTCCCCCGCAGTCTCCGATCCGCCCGACTTCACCAAATCCACCCCTCCCCACGCAACAGCCACCGACCGTGTTCGCCGCCCCACCTCCCCGCCTAGCGTCCGTGTTGCTCACCGCCCTGGAAGGGACGCGTCCACAAGAGGCAAGGTCGTGcccccgcccgcccccgcgcaaCCGCCGCGGCGCTCGACGTGTGGACGTCCGAGCCGGCGCCTGTGCAGGAGCGGCGCCGGAAGCTGCTCCAGATGCTGGGGCTCGCCGGGGACCCCGCCCTGGTGCGCCTCGAGATGGGTCGATCGGTCTCCTACGACGACGGGCCTGTGCCCGTCCGCCCGGCGCCGACCTCGCTGCCCATCTCCCGATCCAGATCAGACGGCGGCGCCGTGCCGGCCTCGGCGACCAAGCCGCCGCTGGGAGGGCGGTCGCCGGGCTCCTCCGAGGCCACGCCCgaaggggaggaggaggaggccgaCCCGAGGTGTCTGATCCGGAACCTCGACGACGACAGCGAGTTCGTGGTCAAGGAGGGGTCCGAGCTCCGCGAGGTCGGCACGGGCCGGCagctcaccatggaggagttcgtTGACCTCTGCGTCGGCCGCTCGCCTATCGTCCAGGAGCTCATGCGGCGCGAGAACGTTGCGAGCTCCGGCTCGTCCACCCCCGTCCAGCGCTCCAACTCCGACTCCAGCAACGGAGCGACGCgccatcggcggcggcggcggcatagCAGCTGGCTTCGGGGCATCCGGAACGTCGCCGGCTCCGTGGTGGCCAGCTCCCGCGACCGCCGCAGCAGCGACGACAAGGACACGTGCTCGGAGAAAGGCGGGCGCCAGTCCAGCTCGGCCACAGACGATAGCCAGGACAGCGCTGGAGCCGTGCGCCATGGCCCGGTGCGCGTTAAGGTGAGGCAGTATGGCAAGTCGTAcaaggagttcatatgaaaatggAGCTGAGTTATCTGCTCTCCCCTGCAATCATCACTTCCACTGGCCTTGTATTACCAAATGGCTGCGCATGAATGCGACATGTCCACTCTGCAAGTATAACATTCTCAAAGTGAATGCCTGCAACTAGAGGATAAAGTGAATGCACTCCAATAACTATTCCCTGGTCAAATTAATGGTATGTGTGCATATAGGAGTGACAACTACATTTATATTTCAAACTGCTTTATTAGATTTCTAAGCTATAAACTACTACCTCCAGTAAAGAGTCAACGTTAGTTCCAGTTTACCACAGGCAAATGAATCTTGTCCTAAACATCAAGTAATTTGAGAGAGTACATATTTTTCAGAGATAATTTATGAACCAAATAGCTTGTCCTAAATGTAGACAAAGCATGCTTACATTGTTGAGCAGATGTTGTATTACAGTTGTATATATCTATTCTTTTGTTAGAAACATTAGTTAGCATGCCCTGTACGCTCGGTAAAGTCTTCTGTTTTACATACCCTGAATAATTTCGTTTTCTTAAACATGCTCTTTTACATTTCACTTTTTTGGTTTAGAAGGGGAATAATGATACGATACAACATGTAGCCAATTCACAAGCGGCAACAGTTTCAAGCATACTCAGTACACGAGTAACTTTTGGTCATATACTTGCATTTTATAATAGGTGCAGCTCTTCATTCTTAGATATTGTACACGAGAAGGTCCAACTGCGGCTCACCACAGACCTAAAAGGTTAAAACAGCTAAACCAAATATATGCACGAACCATTTGTACTCTCCCAATTGCCTCTTCTCATGCCAGAGTAATTACTGTTACACCTTCCTACAGGGCATAAATCATCTTCTCATGATCAGAGAAGGCTTCCAGATCTGAAAAACCATCATGGAGTGACCAGGAGAAGGACTTGCTGCCACCTGCCCTCTTGATGCGGCGTTGTCTGTCTTCGCCAAACTTGAACCGTGGGCACAACAACGGATAGGCTAGGAACAGGAGGGTTCCAATCATGATCGGCCCTCCGATGGCTGATACTGTGAAGGCCATCCAGGCATGCTGTGGGCCAACTACAACATATGCCAGTGAGGTAAAAGCTGCACCTGTGCTAAGGCATGCAGTCCACATGAGCTTATTTATGATCTTGATAACTTGCTTCTGGGCACCAGTTTCCCAGGCAACCAAAGTGATCTGCATGACGACCACCACGAGGGAACTGAAGAGAGCAGTTGCATTCAGAAGGCAGAAGACACGAAAACCAGTAAGCTTGGCTATTTGAGCCTCACCAATGTCTCCCCCACTATTCACATCTTGGAAGTATTGACCTGGAAAATTGAATATGGCAATGAAGGCAATGGAGGCAATCAGGGTTGCTACCATGGTGACTGAATTGATGGTGTTCTGAATAGCTTCTCTATGCAGTTTTTGCAATTCTTTGCAAATCCCAGTCACTCGTTTATTGGTCTTAGCATTCTCGCTAAGCTGTGCCTGAACATTGTGCTTGATATCACTCACAGTTCTCCTCAGTTCTGATGCCTCATCAATTTTCTCCACATTTCTGGCATTCTTTGCACCAGCCTCTGTCAACCACTCTATTATTTCCGTTTTAGACTCACCATAAGGAACTTTGTCAGCCAAATCCATAGTTGTTTCATTTTGAATATTGATAGCATTAATTTCAAGTGATTCGTAGCTAAGAAGAAGTTGTACCATCTGAAAACAATAGTGATCAGTAAGGTAAAATAAACTTGGCAAGTCAAAGCAAAGCATCCTTGGAATCAAGTATGGACAATTCCCACAAAAATATAAACATATGTTCAGAGTTTGAGAACAAGGTAACTTAGAACCTAATTCATGTCTCGTCGTTAGCTTATATTTTGGCTAGCTTCTATACAGAGTTAGAATGTAAATACTCcataaaatagaaaagcaatcCATCATTCTGCAAGTTTGTGGATGCTTATTttttatctttctttaatactcaAGCTTCATTTAGGTGTTTTTGAGTCTGGTTATAAGGTGGTGTTTTGTACTGATATTTCATTGTTCACTTGAAGAAACCTCTGTCGGAGGAGCAGAATGCTTGGTGCTGTTTAAGTTGGCTCATGTTATATTGCTCATGTTCCAAGCATACATATCCAACATGTCGGTCACTTTTCTGTTGTGCCATTCTAAGTTAATATATGTAATGCTATTTCTGCACCGGTGTAGTTTTGATCATTGTCTTATGCAGCAATATCTTTATTTTCTTTGGAAAAAATCCTTTTATTTCGCACGGGATTTCTGATGATTCAATGCAGCTTTCATACTGTTTGTTCGACTGCAGTATTTTCAGTGACACGGCCAATTTGCTTGTTCGCTTGCTGATGGCCTTGTTAATATGACGTCTGCCAACTTCTACCACTAAATTAAATTTCATGGAGCCTGATCTCGATGCTTAACGAAATCAGAGTTCATCAAATATTTACCTATAAAAGCAAGTTGGATACGAAACCATGATCTGAACCAGAAAAACAAGTCGTTTTGGATTGATCACTTTGTCAGGGTGCCAAGAGTCCTGTAAGATACCATAAGTTTAACCCATAAgccacatgcacatacatgtaaAATGTTCATCAATTCATGCCTATATAAAATACAATGCAATGTagcagtaatatatatatatatatatatgatttcAAACATTGCCAGGGAAACTTGTACATTGCTAGGGAAACTTGTACATTGCCGGTCGCCCCGAGCAGAGCCATGCGTCAGTGCCCTATGGAGAATAGAACTGCTTCTGTTTCAACCTATCAACGCGGAAATGGTTGTGTAAGTGTG
It contains:
- the LOC103643918 gene encoding uncharacterized protein; this encodes MPRSQLLCRRRRRWRVAPLLESELERWTGVDEPELATFSRRMSSWTIGERPTQRSTNSSMVSCRPVPTSRSSDPSLTTNSLSSSRFRIRHLGSASSSSPSGVASEEPGDRPPSGGLVAEAGTAPPSDLDREMGSEVGAGRTGTGPSS
- the LOC103643919 gene encoding ankyrin repeat-containing protein At2g01680; translated protein: MLCFDLPSLFYLTDHYCFQMVQLLLSYESLEINAINIQNETTMDLADKVPYGESKTEIIEWLTEAGAKNARNVEKIDEASELRRTVSDIKHNVQAQLSENAKTNKRVTGICKELQKLHREAIQNTINSVTMVATLIASIAFIAIFNFPGQYFQDVNSGGDIGEAQIAKLTGFRVFCLLNATALFSSLVVVVMQITLVAWETGAQKQVIKIINKLMWTACLSTGAAFTSLAYVVVGPQHAWMAFTVSAIGGPIMIGTLLFLAYPLLCPRFKFGEDRQRRIKRAGGSKSFSWSLHDGFSDLEAFSDHEKMIYAL
- the LOC103643917 gene encoding protein FAR1-RELATED SEQUENCE 5; amino-acid sequence: MADLTIETSLGAVDGEGIAAPATEDGGDERQVQGIDVMHSQAVRRLSFESWLEQSRITLGESSSQGFCTPKKRPYVPTMCASFIPICVDRRKPVIGMSFHSCNDAEEFYKSYAHDGGFSVRVGSQNKALGEVINKRYMCSRAGFKKVKEVDDPPKNQKNHALTRCGCDANMYVKLGPDKKYHITSMVEEHNHPLCSPNKIPFLRSNRVVSQRAKNTLFTCHKASIGTSQAFRILQVSDGGFAPLYQLQDICTSISASGT